The Kocuria flava nucleotide sequence CCTCCCGGGGCAAGGACCGCCCGGTGCTCGTGGTCGACCGCGCCGGGGAGCACCTGCTGTGCCTGATGCTCACCTCCCGGGACCGCACCGACCACCTGCGGCAGGACCCCGACTACGTCGACGTCGGCACCGGCGCCTGGGACCCGCGGGGACGGCCATCGGAGGTCAAGCTCGACCGGGTCGTGCAGGTGCTGCCCGCCGACGTCCGCCGGGAGGGCGCCGTGCTGCCCGAGGACCGCTTCGACCGCGTGGCCGCCGCCCTGCACCGCCGCCGCACCTGAGCCCTCCCCGCCGGGGCGCCCGCCCAGGGGAGCCCACGGCCCCCCTGGGCCCGGACGGACCCGGGCGCGCGGCGGACCCGCGCCCACGGCGGACCCGGGCCCACGACGGGCCGGGACGCGGCCGCGGACGGACGCGCCGGGGTCCTGTCTGCTAGACTGTCCTGCTGTGTGTCCGCGCTGGTCGTCGGGC carries:
- a CDS encoding type II toxin-antitoxin system PemK/MazF family toxin, which produces MKLNLRTLGRLAVRALDVYRSTRQAPGPATGRTAPRRAPGRPGRRAPEGLSRPYPGDWTGPVRPVYRPLSDGQADPGEVVWTWVPFEEDPSRGKDRPVLVVDRAGEHLLCLMLTSRDRTDHLRQDPDYVDVGTGAWDPRGRPSEVKLDRVVQVLPADVRREGAVLPEDRFDRVAAALHRRRT